Proteins encoded by one window of Chromobacterium violaceum ATCC 12472:
- a CDS encoding two-component system sensor histidine kinase NtrB, producing MFRTAQPQTLSPRAALLFVNGFRALLLLVLFSLSLLPDSDGLPLIEGGRQFYLWSGVYVLLIGVWYSLREGKLGHTLQLTLAIAADIAMMVWLMAMNDGVHGGFGLLLLPYLAAAGLLSSGRYALFYAAIATLALFSYSGVEHWLGRARPSDLPYSALLASAGFATAIATWQLGRMARASEELAARRGGEIANLNHLNELILQSQRDAVVVLDEDGHLRQFNLQAERYFNRLQRGQLLSELLPLVRRWRDNGYPALSTFVEHNVRGRQMVGRLVPVPVPEGQLRGVVLFMRDMADMAEEAKRVKLAALGRLTANIAHEIRNPLSAIRHAADLLAEDEEDPARRRLLGIVQDNTRRINGMVEDVLTLGRRDRVRRETIALASFIAQQLEQFAMAQPDAAGAVRCELAGDCRLSFDRGHLAQILGNLLANAWRHGSRRPGSVRLQAGIAENHLILRVIDDGPGVAEADQARLFEPFFTTESAGSGLGLYIARELAEANDARLDYSPPGGVFRLICHLAYD from the coding sequence ATGTTCCGGACAGCCCAGCCGCAAACGCTCAGTCCCCGTGCCGCGCTGTTGTTCGTCAACGGCTTCCGCGCGCTGCTGCTGCTGGTGCTGTTTTCGCTGTCGCTGCTGCCCGACAGCGACGGCCTGCCGCTGATCGAAGGCGGCCGGCAGTTCTATCTCTGGTCCGGCGTCTATGTGCTGCTGATAGGCGTCTGGTATTCGCTGCGCGAAGGCAAGCTGGGCCACACGCTGCAGCTGACGCTGGCCATCGCCGCCGACATCGCGATGATGGTGTGGCTGATGGCGATGAACGATGGCGTCCACGGCGGCTTCGGCCTTTTGCTGCTGCCCTATCTCGCCGCCGCCGGGCTATTGTCCTCCGGCCGTTACGCCTTGTTCTACGCCGCCATCGCCACGCTGGCGCTGTTCAGCTATTCCGGCGTCGAGCACTGGCTGGGACGGGCCCGGCCTTCCGACCTGCCCTACAGCGCCCTGCTCGCCTCGGCGGGTTTCGCCACCGCCATCGCCACCTGGCAGCTGGGCCGGATGGCGCGCGCGTCGGAGGAGCTGGCGGCGCGGCGCGGCGGCGAAATCGCCAACCTCAACCACCTGAACGAACTGATCCTGCAGAGCCAGCGCGACGCGGTGGTGGTGCTGGACGAGGACGGCCACCTGCGCCAGTTCAATCTGCAGGCCGAACGCTACTTCAACCGGCTGCAGCGCGGCCAGCTGCTGTCCGAGCTGCTGCCGCTGGTGCGCCGCTGGCGCGACAACGGCTACCCGGCCTTGTCCACTTTCGTCGAACACAATGTGCGCGGCCGCCAGATGGTGGGGCGGCTGGTGCCGGTGCCGGTGCCCGAGGGCCAGCTGCGCGGCGTGGTGCTGTTCATGCGCGACATGGCCGACATGGCCGAAGAGGCCAAGCGGGTGAAACTGGCGGCGCTGGGGCGGCTCACCGCCAACATCGCGCATGAAATCCGCAATCCGCTGTCGGCGATCCGCCACGCGGCCGACCTGCTGGCCGAGGATGAAGAGGATCCGGCGCGGAGGCGCCTGCTCGGCATCGTCCAGGACAATACCCGCCGCATCAACGGCATGGTCGAGGACGTGCTGACGCTGGGCCGGCGCGACCGCGTCCGCCGCGAAACGATAGCGCTCGCCTCCTTCATCGCCCAGCAGCTCGAGCAGTTCGCGATGGCCCAGCCGGACGCCGCCGGCGCCGTGCGCTGCGAACTGGCCGGCGATTGCCGGTTGAGCTTCGACCGCGGCCATCTGGCCCAGATACTGGGCAACCTGCTGGCCAACGCCTGGCGCCATGGCAGCCGCCGGCCCGGCTCGGTGCGGCTGCAGGCCGGCATCGCCGAGAACCACCTGATCCTGCGCGTGATCGACGACGGCCCGGGTGTGGCCGAAGCCGACCAGGCGCGGCTGTTCGAACCCTTTTTCACCACGGAAAGCGCCGGCAGCGGCCTGGGGCTGTACATCGCCCGCGAGCTGGCGGAAGCCAACGACGCGCGGCTGGACTACAGCCCGCCCGGCGGCGTGTTCCGGCTGATCTGCCATCTGGCCTATGACTAA
- the parC gene encoding DNA topoisomerase IV subunit A — translation MSDHDLFDSPAPAGDLTPPPPAAPEAASGDWIPLDLYAERAYLEYAMSVVKGRALPEVADGQKPVQRRILYAMRDMGLVHGAKPVKSARVVGEILGKYHPHGDSSAYEALVRMAQDFTLRYPLIDGQGNFGSRDGDGAAAMRYTEARLTPIAELLLSEIDMGTVDFVPNYDGAFEEPSLLPARLPMVLLNGASGIAVGLATEIPPHNLTEVAAACVALLDDPELDTAALMQYVPGPDFPGGGQIITPVADILSAYETGKGSVRVRAKWEVEKLARGQWRAIVTELPPGSSAQKVLAEIEEATNPKLKAGKKQLSQDQQNLKKLMLDLLDRVRDESDSESPVRLVFEPKSSRQDPDEFMNILLAQTSLEGNASLNLVMIGLDGRPGQKGLKPILTEWIDFRRTTVTRRLAHRLAQVDKRIHILEGRMIAFIHIDEVIRVIRESDEPKPDLIKAFGLTEIQAEDILEIRLRQLARLEGFKLEKELSELREEREGLRHVLDTPDALTRLIRDEIQADAAKYGDKRRTEIKAAERAVLTQTTADEPVTLILSQKGWIRARVGHNVELETLSFKDGDGLAAVVETRTVWNAIVLDHNGRAYTIDPATVPTGRGDGVPVASLVDLQDGAKPAQLISGRDEDRFVVAGSGGYGFIAKIGDMAGRVKAGKAFITLDASETVLEPVKLPAAPLEQLQLVAASDSDRLLAFPAAELKELAKGRGLMLMALDDGAALTAIGLVAGGKALLSTTSVRGKEAEEKLALEEFAGKRAKKGKLMPKKWRVSRIRELPM, via the coding sequence ATGAGCGACCACGATCTCTTCGACTCGCCGGCCCCGGCCGGCGACCTCACGCCGCCGCCCCCGGCCGCGCCGGAAGCCGCCAGCGGCGACTGGATCCCGCTGGACCTGTACGCCGAGCGCGCCTACCTGGAATACGCGATGAGCGTGGTCAAGGGCCGCGCGCTGCCGGAGGTGGCTGATGGCCAGAAGCCGGTGCAGCGCCGCATCCTGTACGCGATGCGCGACATGGGCCTGGTCCACGGCGCCAAGCCGGTGAAGTCGGCGCGCGTGGTCGGCGAAATCCTCGGCAAATACCATCCGCACGGCGACAGCTCGGCCTACGAGGCGCTGGTGCGGATGGCGCAGGACTTCACGCTGCGCTACCCGCTGATAGACGGCCAGGGCAACTTCGGCTCGCGCGACGGCGACGGCGCGGCGGCGATGCGTTACACCGAGGCGCGGCTGACGCCGATCGCCGAGCTCCTGCTGTCCGAGATCGACATGGGCACGGTGGACTTCGTCCCCAATTACGACGGCGCTTTCGAAGAGCCGTCGCTGCTGCCGGCGCGGTTGCCGATGGTGCTGCTCAACGGCGCGTCCGGCATCGCCGTCGGCCTGGCGACGGAGATCCCGCCGCACAACCTGACCGAGGTGGCCGCCGCCTGCGTCGCGCTGCTGGACGATCCGGAACTGGATACCGCCGCGCTGATGCAATACGTGCCCGGGCCGGACTTCCCCGGCGGCGGCCAGATCATCACGCCGGTCGCCGACATCCTGTCCGCCTATGAAACCGGCAAGGGCAGCGTGCGGGTGCGCGCCAAGTGGGAGGTGGAAAAGCTGGCGCGCGGCCAATGGCGCGCCATCGTCACCGAGCTGCCGCCCGGCTCGTCCGCGCAGAAGGTGCTGGCGGAGATCGAAGAAGCGACCAACCCCAAGCTGAAGGCTGGCAAGAAGCAGTTGTCGCAGGACCAGCAGAACCTGAAGAAGCTGATGCTGGACCTGCTGGACCGCGTCCGCGACGAATCCGACAGCGAAAGCCCGGTGCGGCTGGTGTTCGAGCCCAAGTCCAGCCGCCAGGATCCGGACGAGTTCATGAACATCCTGCTGGCGCAGACCAGTCTGGAGGGCAACGCCTCGCTGAACCTGGTGATGATAGGCCTGGACGGCCGCCCGGGGCAGAAGGGCCTGAAGCCCATCCTCACGGAATGGATTGATTTCCGCCGCACCACCGTCACCCGCCGGCTGGCGCACCGCCTGGCCCAGGTGGACAAGCGCATCCACATCCTGGAAGGCCGGATGATCGCCTTCATCCACATCGATGAAGTGATCCGCGTGATCCGCGAGTCGGACGAGCCCAAGCCGGATCTGATCAAGGCCTTCGGCCTGACCGAGATCCAGGCCGAGGACATCCTGGAAATCCGCCTGCGCCAACTGGCGCGGCTGGAAGGTTTCAAGCTGGAGAAGGAGCTGTCCGAGCTGCGCGAGGAGCGCGAGGGCCTGCGCCACGTCCTGGATACGCCGGACGCCTTGACTCGCCTGATCCGCGACGAGATCCAGGCCGACGCGGCCAAGTACGGCGACAAGCGCCGCACCGAGATCAAGGCCGCCGAGCGCGCGGTGCTGACCCAGACCACCGCCGACGAGCCGGTAACGCTGATCCTGTCGCAGAAGGGCTGGATCCGCGCCCGCGTCGGCCACAATGTCGAGCTGGAGACGCTGAGCTTCAAGGACGGCGACGGGCTGGCGGCGGTGGTGGAGACGCGCACCGTGTGGAACGCCATCGTGCTCGACCACAACGGTCGTGCCTACACCATAGACCCGGCCACGGTGCCGACCGGCCGCGGCGACGGCGTGCCGGTGGCGTCTCTGGTGGACCTGCAGGACGGCGCCAAGCCGGCGCAGCTGATCTCAGGCCGCGACGAAGACCGCTTCGTGGTGGCCGGCAGCGGCGGTTACGGCTTCATCGCCAAGATCGGCGACATGGCGGGCCGGGTGAAGGCCGGCAAGGCCTTCATCACGCTGGATGCCAGCGAGACGGTGCTGGAGCCGGTGAAGCTGCCCGCCGCGCCGTTGGAGCAGCTGCAGCTGGTGGCCGCCAGCGACAGCGATCGCCTGCTGGCCTTCCCGGCGGCGGAACTGAAGGAGCTGGCCAAGGGCCGCGGCCTGATGCTGATGGCGCTGGACGACGGCGCGGCGCTGACCGCGATCGGCCTGGTGGCCGGCGGCAAGGCGCTGCTGTCCACCACCTCGGTGCGCGGCAAGGAAGCGGAAGAGAAGCTGGCGCTGGAGGAGTTCGCCGGCAAGCGCGCCAAGAAAGGCAAGCTGATGCCGAAGAAGTGGCGGGTGAGCCGGATTCGGGAGTTGCCGATGTGA
- a CDS encoding GNAT family N-acetyltransferase: MANRIAWHCHDFDGFTPLALYQALQLRDRVFVVEQRSIYGDVDGVDTRCLHLSGRDDGGRLLAYARLIAPGDKYPDAAAIGRVVVAPEARGQGLGKALMAQAVAQCQIHFPGKPVMLSAQVDACALYQSLGFKPVSAPYDDGGIPHVDMRRE; encoded by the coding sequence ATGGCAAACAGGATAGCGTGGCACTGCCACGATTTCGACGGTTTCACGCCGCTCGCGCTGTACCAGGCGCTACAGCTGCGCGACCGGGTGTTCGTGGTGGAACAGCGGTCGATCTACGGCGACGTGGACGGCGTGGACACCCGCTGCCTGCACCTGTCCGGCCGCGACGACGGCGGCCGGCTGCTCGCCTACGCCCGGCTGATCGCGCCAGGCGACAAATACCCCGACGCCGCCGCCATCGGCCGGGTGGTGGTGGCGCCGGAAGCGCGCGGCCAGGGCCTGGGCAAGGCGCTGATGGCGCAGGCGGTGGCCCAGTGCCAGATCCACTTTCCCGGCAAGCCCGTCATGCTGTCGGCACAGGTCGACGCCTGCGCGCTGTATCAGTCGCTCGGCTTCAAGCCGGTGTCGGCGCCGTACGACGACGGCGGGATTCCGCATGTGGACATGAGGCGGGAGTGA
- a CDS encoding TonB-dependent receptor plug domain-containing protein, with protein MRVKTLAQAIAAIGLLGSGFAHAADDNQLERVTITGSNIKRSIKQEKALPVTILKTEDLAKQGLTTVEQVVNSIAANQSTQGSSSAVGASSGGGSFASLRGLGNQYTLVLLDGRRMANQAIDGTSADLNAIPLSVIDRVEVLLDGASAIYGTDAIGGVMNFITKKSMKGFSIGGSFANPQHGGGDEKRVNASYGIGDLAKDGFNVYGAVDYLKQDMIMASQRGFASTITPQTDTVPSVNAWPGSYYDSVKKKYVQPSAPNCRPPYSQFVNGRCREYFPLYPSIVPEVEQISGVFKATKRIGDDHELSLQYTRTETITTAQNAPLPTAGDVTRANLTDPSQRDQLYVRAVPLGNRETEANSVTQRLMLNLEGLVAGWDYRAGIGRSENLIKENLTSGYISKSKMQSAIDSGALDPFDLSSNNLAAWRSVSMTGQTKEAKSTIDMADAKVSKELFDLPAGKLGVALGAEVRHESLSTIYNKSVTRDALSTGQDKTEDSMGSRSAYAFYGEADIPVLKTLDVQLAARYDHYSDTESSLNPKVAFKFQPDPKVMFRGSASTGFRAPSLYNIYRPNQLQLTGKPFKDTGACVNGAPLPGTNGDACTEMQRNKRIAGNKNLQPEKSSSLSFGMVIEPTKDFTASADLWWTMIKDQISVLDESLIINNPALYADRYVRDANGNLSYLVDDYSNLGNLSASGVDLRLSWILPKTSFGVFTAGLDGTYLAKYEYQREKNGDYFSNLGTFKDGGPTFRWQHNLTLNWMYGPWSAILSQNYKSGYTDENPKKENHLVKPYSTWNLSASYAWNKQLTFTAGVKNLFDQEPPFSNQQTRTTQMNYDPRLVDPTGRSFFLKGAYKM; from the coding sequence ATGAGAGTCAAGACTCTGGCCCAGGCGATCGCCGCGATCGGCCTGCTGGGCAGCGGCTTCGCGCATGCCGCGGACGACAACCAACTGGAACGGGTGACGATCACCGGTTCCAACATCAAGCGCAGCATCAAGCAGGAAAAAGCGCTGCCGGTCACCATCCTGAAGACCGAAGATCTAGCCAAACAGGGTCTGACCACGGTCGAGCAAGTAGTCAACAGCATCGCTGCCAACCAGTCCACGCAAGGTTCTTCGTCCGCAGTCGGCGCATCCTCAGGTGGCGGTTCCTTCGCCAGCCTGCGTGGTCTGGGTAACCAGTACACGCTGGTTTTGCTGGATGGCCGTCGCATGGCCAACCAAGCGATTGATGGCACTTCAGCCGACCTTAACGCCATTCCGTTATCCGTCATCGATAGAGTGGAAGTGCTGCTGGATGGGGCTTCCGCTATTTATGGAACCGATGCCATCGGTGGCGTGATGAACTTCATCACCAAGAAGAGCATGAAGGGTTTCAGCATCGGTGGAAGCTTCGCGAATCCCCAGCACGGAGGCGGCGATGAGAAGCGCGTCAATGCGTCCTATGGTATCGGCGATCTTGCCAAGGATGGATTCAATGTCTACGGTGCCGTTGATTATCTGAAGCAGGACATGATCATGGCGAGCCAGCGCGGTTTTGCCAGCACCATTACGCCGCAAACCGACACTGTACCCAGCGTCAATGCTTGGCCGGGCAGTTATTACGACAGCGTGAAGAAGAAATACGTTCAACCGTCTGCGCCCAACTGTCGTCCGCCGTATTCCCAATTCGTCAATGGCCGCTGTCGGGAATACTTCCCGCTTTATCCAAGCATCGTGCCTGAGGTTGAGCAAATCTCCGGGGTCTTCAAGGCGACCAAGCGGATTGGCGATGATCATGAGCTGTCGCTGCAGTACACGCGAACGGAAACTATCACTACCGCGCAAAATGCGCCACTGCCGACGGCAGGAGATGTAACCCGCGCGAATCTAACTGACCCAAGTCAGCGAGATCAGTTGTATGTTCGAGCGGTGCCACTGGGCAATCGTGAAACGGAGGCTAACTCCGTCACCCAGCGTCTGATGCTGAATCTGGAAGGCTTGGTGGCCGGCTGGGATTACCGGGCAGGCATTGGGCGTTCTGAAAACCTGATCAAAGAGAATTTGACCTCGGGTTACATCAGCAAAAGTAAAATGCAATCGGCGATCGACAGCGGTGCGCTCGATCCGTTTGATCTCAGCAGCAATAATCTGGCTGCTTGGCGTTCGGTAAGCATGACCGGTCAAACCAAGGAGGCCAAGTCGACCATAGACATGGCAGATGCCAAGGTCAGCAAGGAGCTGTTCGATTTGCCGGCCGGCAAGCTTGGCGTCGCGTTAGGCGCGGAGGTTCGTCATGAAAGCCTGAGCACCATTTACAACAAGTCGGTTACTCGCGACGCGCTCAGCACGGGGCAGGACAAGACGGAAGATTCAATGGGGAGCCGTTCGGCTTATGCCTTCTATGGAGAGGCCGACATTCCGGTATTGAAGACGCTGGATGTTCAGCTGGCGGCCCGTTATGACCATTACAGCGACACCGAAAGCTCGCTGAATCCCAAGGTGGCTTTCAAATTCCAGCCGGATCCCAAAGTGATGTTCCGCGGTTCGGCGAGTACTGGTTTCCGGGCTCCGTCGCTATACAACATCTATCGGCCAAACCAACTGCAACTGACCGGCAAGCCATTCAAAGATACGGGAGCTTGCGTGAACGGCGCGCCCTTGCCGGGCACCAACGGCGATGCTTGTACCGAGATGCAACGCAACAAGCGCATCGCGGGCAACAAGAACCTGCAGCCGGAGAAATCCTCGTCCTTGTCTTTCGGCATGGTGATCGAACCGACCAAGGATTTCACCGCCAGTGCCGACTTGTGGTGGACGATGATCAAGGACCAAATCAGCGTTCTGGATGAATCGCTGATCATCAATAATCCAGCCCTGTATGCGGATCGCTACGTTCGCGATGCGAATGGAAATTTATCCTACCTTGTCGATGATTACTCGAACCTGGGTAATCTGAGCGCGTCCGGTGTTGACCTGCGCTTGAGTTGGATCCTGCCGAAAACATCATTCGGCGTCTTCACCGCTGGCCTGGATGGCACTTATCTGGCGAAGTATGAGTATCAGCGTGAGAAAAACGGTGATTACTTCAGCAATCTGGGCACCTTCAAGGATGGAGGCCCGACTTTCCGTTGGCAGCATAATCTGACATTGAACTGGATGTATGGTCCTTGGAGCGCTATCCTGTCACAAAACTACAAATCTGGTTATACAGATGAAAATCCGAAGAAAGAGAATCATCTGGTTAAGCCTTACTCCACTTGGAATTTGTCGGCTTCGTACGCTTGGAACAAGCAGCTGACATTTACCGCAGGGGTCAAGAATCTGTTCGATCAGGAGCCGCCGTTCTCCAATCAACAAACCCGCACCACCCAGATGAATTATGACCCGCGTCTGGTCGATCCGACGGGCCGCAGCTTCTTCCTGAAGGGTGCGTACAAGATGTAA